Part of the Pseudomonas sp. P8_241 genome is shown below.
CGTGCGTCGATTCTGGTACTGGGTCCGATGGTCGCCCGTTTTGGCGAAGCCGAAGTCGCGCTGCCTGGCGGTTGCGCCATCGGTTCGCGTCCGGTTGACCTGCACATCCGAGGCCTGGAAGCCATGGGTGCGGTCATCGATGTCGAAGGCGGCTACATCAAGGCCAAGGCGCCTGAAGGCGGCCTGCGCGGTGCACACTTCTTCTTCGATACCGTCAGTGTGACCGGTACCGAAAACATCATGATGGCCGCTGCCTTGGCCAAGGGCCGTAGCGTCCTGGCCAACGCTGCGCGCGAGCCGGAAGTTGTCGATCTGGCAAACTTCCTGAACGCCATGGGCGCCAAGGTTTCCGGCGCCGGCACCGATACCATCACCATCGATGGCGTCGAGCGTTTGCACACCACCACTTACAAAGTGATGCCAGACCGTATCGAAACCGGTACCTACCTGGTGGCCGCTGCCGTGACCGGCGGCCGAGTGAAGGTCAAGGACACTGATCCGACGATTCTCGAAGCCGTGCTGGAAAAACTCCGCGAAGCCGGTGCCGAAATTACCTGTGGCGAAGACTGGATCGAGCTGAACATGCACGGCAAGCGGCCAAAAGCCGTCAACGTGCGGACCGCTCCATACCCGGCATTCCCGACTGACATGCAGGCGCAGTTCATCTCCCTCAACGCCATTGCCGAAGGTACGGGCGCTGTGATCGAGACGATCTTCGAAAACCGCTTCATGCACGTTTACGAACTGCATCGCATGGGTGCTCACATCCAGGTCGAAGGCAACACCGCCATTGTCACCGGTATCGAAAAACTCAAGGGCGCGCCAGTCATGGCCACCGACCTGCGTGCTTCGGCCAGTCTGGTGATTTCGGCACTGATCGCCGAAGGCGACACCCTGATCGATCGCATCTACCACATAGACCGTGGCTACGAGTGCATCGAAGAGAAACTGCAGATGCTGGGCGCCAAGATCCGCCGCGTTCCGGGCTAGTTTTTGCTGCGCGGGCACAAGGACGTGCCCAATGGATTTGTTGAAGGTCGAGCCGGTTTCCGGCTCGACGCGTGTCCGGCGCCGTTTGCGACCGGGCATAAGATTCCTGATTAAGGGCTGACGTTTCCCATGCTGACTATCGCACTGTCCAAGGGCCGCATCCTTGACGACACATTGCCGCTTCTGGCTGAAGCGGGCATTGTGCCGACCGAGAATCCGGACAAGAGCCGCAAGCTGATCATCCCCACGACCCAGGACGACGTCCGTCTGCTGATCGTGCGTGCTACCGATGTGCCGACCTACGTCGAGCACGGTGCCGCCGACCTTGGCGTCGCGGGTAAGGATGTGCTGATGGAATACGGCGGCCAGGGCCTGTACGAGCCGCTGGACCTGCAGATTGCCCAGTGCAAGCTGATGACCGCCGGTAAAGTCGGCGCCGTCGAGCCCAAGGGTCGTCTGCGCATCGCCACCAAGTTCGTCAACGTTGCCAAGCGCTACTACGCCGAGCAAGGTCGTCAGGTCGATATCATCAAGCTGTATGGCTCGATGGAACTGGCACCGCTGATCGGTCTGGCCGACAAGATCATCGACGTGGTCGACACCGGCAACACGCTGCGGGCCAACGGCCTGGAGCCACAGGATTTCATTGCCGCTATCAGCTCCCGGCTGATCGTCAACAAAGCTTCGATGAAGATGCAGCACGCCCGTATCCAGGCGTTGATCGACACCCTGCGCAAGGCAGTGGAGTCTCGACACCGCGGCTGATTCACCTGCGCGACCTTGAGTCGCGCCCGTCTATCCGCCTCATAGCCAGAATCTCAGGTGCCCAAGCGGAAACGACTGCTAAGTTAGGGCGCCTGAGTTTTTGCCATTCCTATGAGGCTCTCGCTATGACCGCACCGACTGCAATTCGCCGACTCAACGCTGCTGACCCGGATTTCGCGCATCATCTGGATCATCTGCTGAGCTGGGAAAGTGTGTCTGACGACTCGGTCAATCAGCGAGTGCTGGACATCATCAAGGCCGTGCGTGAGCGTGGCGACGCGGCACTGGTGGACTTCACCCGGCAGTTCGACGGGCTGGACGTGAAATCCATGGCCGACCTGATCCTGCCGCGTGAGCGTCTGGAACTGGCGCTTACCCGCATCTCCGTAGCTCAGCGTGAAGCTCTGGAAGTCGCCGCGGCTCGTGTACGCAGCTACCACGAAAAACAGAAGCAGGACTCCTGGAGCTACACCGAGGCCGACGGCACGGTGCTGGGCCAGAAAGTCACGCCGCTGGACCGCGCCGGCCTGTACGTACCAGGTGGCAAGGCATCGTACCCGTCGTCGGTGTTGATGAACGCGATTCCGGCCAAAGTCGCCGGCGTTACCGAAGTGGTCATGGTAGTGCCAACCCCGCGCGGTGAAATCAACGAACTGGTGCTGGCCGCGGCCTGCATCGCCGGCGTTGACCGCGTGTTCACCATCGGTGGCGCTCAAGCCGTTGCTGCATTGGCTTACGGCACCGAAAGCGTGCCGAAGGTCGATAAAGTGGTCGGCCCGGGCAACATTTATGTCGCCACCGCCAAGCGCCACGTGTTTGGCCAGGTCGGTATCGACATGATTGCCGGCCCGTCCGAAATCCTCGTGGTGTGCGACGGCCAGACTGATCCGGACTGGATCGCCATGGACCTGTTCTCCCAGGCCGAGCACGACGAAGACGCCCAGGCAATCCTGGTCAGCCCCGACGCCGAGTTCCTCGACAAGGTCGCTGCGAGCATCACCAAGCTGATGCCGACCATGGAGCGCGCCGCTATCATCGAGACCTCGATCAATGGGCGTGGGGCGCTGATCAAGGTGCGCGACATGGAGCAAGCCATCGAAGTCGCCAACCGCATCGCGCCGGAGCACCTCGAATTGTCTGTCGCCGATCCACAAGCCTGGCTGCCGCAGATCCGCCACGCCGGCGCCATCTTCATGGGCCGCCACACCTCTGAGGCGCTGGGCGATTACTGCGCCGGTCCCAACCACGTGCTGCCGACTTCCGGGACCGCGCGGTTCTCTTCACCCTTGGGTGTGTACGACTTCCAGAAGCGCTCGTCGATCATCTTCTGCTCCGAGCAGGGCGCCTCCGTTCTGGGCAAGACCGCGTCCGTACTGGCCCGTGGCGAGTCGCTGACCGCTCACGCCCGCAGCGCCGAATACCGCATCGCTGACGAACAAAAGGGAAACTGAACATGAGTAAATTCTGGAGTCCGTTCGTCAAGGATCTGGTGCCTTACGTACCGGGCGAGCAGCCGAAGCTGACCAAACTGGTAAAGCTCAATACCAACGAAAACCCGTACGGCCCATCGCCCAAAGCCTTGGTCGCGATGCAAGCCGAACTCAACGACAACCTGCGTCTGTACCCGGACCCGAACAGCGATGTGCTTAAGCAAGCCGTTGCCAGGTATTACGGCGTGCAAGGTAATCAGGTGTTCCTCGGTAATGGTTCCGACGAAGTCCTGGCGCACATTTTCCATGGTCTGCTGCAACACGATCAGCCGCTGCTGTTCCCGGACATCAGCTACAGCTTCTATCCGGTCTACTGCGGGTTGTACGGCATCAAGTTCGACGCGGTGCCGCTGGACGAGCGGTTCCAGATCAACCCGGCGGACTATGCCAAGCCGAACGGCGGGATCATTTTCCCCAACCCGAACGCACCGACCGGTTGCCTGTTGGCGCTGGAAGCGGTGGAGCAGATCCTCAAGGCCAGCCCGGATTCCGTGGTTGTGGTGGACGAGGCTTACATCGATTTCGGCGGTGAAACGGCAATCACCCTGGTAGACCGTTATCCGAATCTGCTGGTGACCCAGACGTTGTCCAAGTCCCGCTCCCTGGCTGGCCTGCGGGTTGGCCTGGCGGTCGGGCATCCGGACTTGATCGAAGCGCTGGAACGCATCAAGAACAGCTTCAACTCCTATCCGCTGGATCGTCTGGCGATTGTCGGAGCGGCTGCGGCGTTCGAGGATCGCGAGTATTTCGACAAGACCTGCCAGTTGGTCATCGACAGTCGCGAGAAGGTTATTGGGCAGTTGCAGGCGAAGGGTTTTGAAGTCCTGCCGTCGGCGGCGAACTTCATTTTTGCCCGTCACCCGCAGCACGATGCGGCAGGCCTGGCGGCGAAGTTGCGTGAGCAAGGTGTAATCGTTCGGCACTTCAAACAGGAACGGATCGCCCAGTTCTTGCGGATATCCATTGGCACGCCAGAGCAGAATCAGGCGTTGATCGATGGTTTAGGCGATCTCTAAAACACCGCTGCCCTCTGTAGGAGCGAGCTTGTTCGCGATGGTTTCTCAGACACAGTGATGTCGACTGATACACCTTCGCGAGCAAGCTCGCTCCTGCAAGGGCTCGTGCGGTTTGCTTAGTTTTCTTCCTTTTCCTTTTCCTTGACCGGAGCCGGCGGCGGACGCAAGCCTATTTCCGCGGTGAGCTTCAATTCCTTGCCGTTGCGCATTACCTGGATCGTGACTTTGTCGGTCGGTTTGATCCGTGCCACCTGGTTCATCGAGCGACGTCCGTCACCAGCCGGTTCGCCGTCGATGGCGAGAATCACGTCGCCCAGTTGCAGGCCGGCTTTTTGCGCCGGACCGTCGCGGAAGATCCCGGCGACCACAATGCCCGGACGCCCCGAGAGACCAAAGGATTCCGCCAGTTCCTGGCTCAGTGGCTGCACTTCAATACCCAGCCAGCCACGAATCACCTGACCGTGCTCGATGATCGACTTCATCACTTCCATGGCCAGTTTGACCGGGATGGCAAAGCCGATGCCCTGGGAGCCACCGGACTTGGAGAAAATCGCCGTGTTGATACCGGTCAGGTTGCCGTTGGCGTCGACCAATGCACCGCCGGAGTTGCCGGGGTTGATGGCGGCGTCCGTCTGGATGAAGTCTTCGTAATTGTTCAGGCCCAACTGATTGCGGCCGGTGGCGCTGATGATGCCCATGGTCACGGTCTGGCCTACGCCGAACGGGTTGCCGATGGCCAGCGCGACGTCGCCGATGCGGATGTTGTCGGAGCGTCCGACGGTGATCGAAGGCAGGGTCTTGAGGTCGATTTTCAGTACCGCGAGATCGGTTTCCGGGTCGCTGCCGATCACTCGGGCCAGGGTTTCACGCCCATCCTTGAGGGCCACCACGATCTGGTCGGCGCCGCTGGTCACGTGGTTGTTGGTCAGGATGTAGCCTTCCGGGCTCATGATCACGCCGGAGCCGAGGCTCGATTCCATGCGCTTCTGCTTGGGCGAGTTGTCGCCGAAGAAGCGCCGGAACTGTGGGTCCTCGAACAGCGGATGGTTGGGTTTGTTGATGACTTTGGTGGTGTACAGGTTCACCACGGACGGCGCGGCGATGGTCACCGCCTCCGCATAAGACACCGGGCCCTGCTGCATGCTGGTGGTCTGCGGGGCCTGTTGCAGGTTCACGTCGAGGCTGGGAAGCCCGACCCACTGCGGGTAACGCTGGATGATTAACAGAGCGACAAGCACGCCGGCCAACAGCGGCCAGCCGGAAAAACGCAGCGCCTTGAGCATTAAGCACGTCCTGAGAGAGTTGCAGGCGGTATGAGACCGCTCATAATGACGCGCATTATACGAGGCCACGCGTGCCTCTGAACGGGATATTTAGGAGTCTTTTATGGCCGTCGCCCTGAGCACCCTGGTCGAAGAAGCCGACCGTTACCTCGGCAGTTCGAAAATTGCCGATTACTGCCCCAACGGCCTGCAGGTCGAAGGGCGGCCGCAGGTGATGCGCATCGTCAGTGGCGTCACGGCCAGTCAGGCCTTGCTCGATGCCGCCGTCGAGGCCAATGCCGATCTGGTACTGGTCCACCACGGTTACTTCTGGAAGGGCGAAAACCCGTGCATCACCGGCATGAAACAGCGTCGCTTGAAGACCTTGCTCAAGCATGACATCAGCCTGCTGTCCTATCACTTGCCGCTGGATCTGCACCCGGATGTTGGCAATAACGTGCAGTTGGCACGTCAACTGGACATAACTGTCGAAGGCCCACTGGACCCCGACAACCTGAAAATTGTTGGCCTGGTCGGCTCGCTGAACGAACCGATGACCCCTCGCGATTTCGCCCGCCGTGTGCAGGAAGTCATGGGACGTGAGCCACTGTTGATTGAAGGCAGCAACATGATCCGTCGGGTCGGCTGGTGCACCGGCGGTGGGCAGGGCTATATCGATCAAGCGGTGTTGGCAGGCGTCGACCTGTACCTCAGCGGCGAGGCGTCGGAGCAAACCTTTCACAGCGCCCGGGAAAACGACATCAGCTTCATCGCTGCCGGTCACCATGCCACCGAACGCTATGGCATTCAGGCGCTGGGCGATTACCTGGCGCGGCGCTTCGCCCTTGAGCACATCTTCATCGATTGCCCGAATCCGATCTGACGGTGAACGCGACACTGTAGGAGCGAGCATGCTCGCGATGAACCTGAGAACAACACTGGGGGTCAGGTTTGCAGCGTTATCGTTGACGACCATCGCGAGCCTGCTCGCTCCTACAGAAGCTCCGTACCGCCCAAACGAGCGGGCATATTCATATGCTCTTTCGATCTAGTTGGCGTCCTGATTAGAAGAGGTCGCTGTGCTAGGATTCCCCGCTCGAACACGGCCCGCTGGCCGTTCATAAGAAAGATTTCGTGAGTAGCCATGGTCGACAAACTGACGCATCTGAAACAGCTGGAGGCGGAAAGCATCCACATCATCCGCGAGGTGGCCGCCGAGTTCGACAACCCGGTGATGCTGTACTCGATCGGTAAAGACTCCGCCGTGATGCTGCACCTGGCACGCAAGGCATTTTTCCCAGGCAAGCTGCCGTTTCCGGTAATGCACGTCGACACCCAGTGGAAATTCCAGGAGATGTACAGCTTCCGCGACAAGATGGTCGCCGAGCTGGGCCTGGACCTGATCACCCACGTTAACCCGGAAGGCGTTGCGCAGGGCATCAACCCGTTCACCCACGGCAGCGCCAAACACACCGACATCATGAAGACCGAAGGCCTGAAACAGGCTCTCGACAAATATGGTTTCGACGCAGCATTCGGCGGTGCCCGTCGCGATGAAGAGAAATCCCGTGCCAAAGAGCGCGTGTACTCGTTCCGCGACAGCAAGCACCGCTGGGACCCGAAAAATCAGCGGCCCGAGTTGTGGAACGTCTACAACGGAAAGGTCAACAAGGGCGAATCCATTCGTGTGTTCCCGTTGTCGAACTGGACCGAGCTGGACATCTGGCAGTACATCTATCTGGAAGGCATCCCGATCGTCCCGCTGTACTTCGCCGCTGAGCGTGAAGTCATCGAGAAGAACGGCACGCTGATCATGATCGACGACGAGCGCATCCTCGAACACCTGAGCGATGAAGACAAAGCCCGCATCGTCAAAAAGAAAGTGCGTTTCCGTACCCTTGGTTGCTACCCGTTGACGGGCGCGGTGGAGTCTGAGGCCGAAAGCCTCACGGACATCATTCAGGAAATGCTCCTGACGCGAACTTCCGAGCGCCAGGGCCGTGTCATCGACCACGATGGCGCCGGCTCCATGGAAGACAAAAAACGTCAGGGTTATTTCTAAGGGGTTGTCATGTCGCACGTATCTGATTTGATCAGCGAGGACATCCTCGCCTACCTGGGCCAGCACGAACGTAAAGAGCTGCTGCGCTTTCTGACCTGCGGTAACGTCGACGACGGCAAGAGCACCCTGATCGGGCGCTTGCTGCACGACTCCAAGATGATCTACGAAGATCACCTGGAAGCGATCACCCGCGACTCGAAAAAAGTCGGCACCACCGGCGAAGACATCGACTTGGCCTTGCTGGTCGACGGCCTGCAGGCCGAGCGTGAGCAAGGCATCACCATCGATGTCGCGTACCGCTATTTCTCCACCGCCAAGCGCAAATTCATCATCGCCGACACCCCCGGCCATGAGCAGTACACCCGCAACATGGCCACCGGTGCGTCCACCTGTGACCTGGCGATCATCCTGGTTGACGCCCGTTACGGCGTGCAGACCCAGACACGTCGCCACAGCTTCATCGCCTCGCTGCTGGGCATCAAGCACATCGTCGTGGCCATCAACAAGATGGACCTCAAGGACTTCGACCAGGGCGTGTTCGAGTCGATCAAGGCCGATTACCTGCAGTTTGCCGAAGGCTTGAAGATGAAGCCCACCACGATGCACTTCGTGCCGATGTCGGCCTTGAAGGGCGACAACGTGGTGAACAAGTCCGAGCGTTCGCCGTGGTACACCGGCCAGTCGCTGATGGAAATTCTCGAGACCGTGGAAGTGGCGGGCGATCGCAACTTCACCGACCTGCGTTTCCCGGTGCAGTACGTCAACCGTCCGAACCTGAATTTCCGCGGTTTCGCCGGCACCCTCGCCAGCGGCATCGTCAAGAAAGGCGACGAAGTGGTTGTGCTGCCGTCGGGCAAGAGCAGCCGCGTGAAATCCATCGTCACCTTCGAAGGTGAGCTGGAGCACGCAGGTCCTGGTCAGGCAGTCACGCTGACCATGGAAGACGAAATCGATATCTCCCGTGGCGACCTGTTGGTGCATGCCGACAACGTGCCGCCGGTGACCGACAGCTTCGAAGCGATGCTGGTGTGGATGGCTGAAGAGCCAATGCTGCCGGGCAAGAAATACGACATCAAACGCGCCACCAGTTACGTGCCGGGCTCCATCGCCAGCATCGTCAACAAGGTCGACGTCAACACGCTCGAAGAAGGCCCGGCCAGCGCGTTGCAGCTCAACGAAATCGGCAAGGTCAAGATCGCGCTCGATGCGCCGATTGCCCTCGACGGTTACGACAGCAACCGCACCACCGGCGCGTTCATCATCATCGACCGCTTGACCAACGGCACCGTTGGCGCGGGCATGATCGTCGCCCAGCCTTTGGCCCATGGCACCAGCACGCACCATGGCAAACTGGCTCACGTCGCCACCGAAGAACGCGCACAGCGCTTCGGTCAGCAACCGGCCACCGTGTTGTTCAGCGGCTTGTCGGGCGCGGGTAAAAGCACCCTGGCGTATGCGGTTGAACGCAAGCTGTTCGACCTGGGTCGTGCGGTGTTCGTGCTCGATGGCCAGAACCTGCGTCACGACCTGAACAAAGGTCTGCCACAGGATCGCGCCGGGCGTACCGAGAACTGGCGTCGTGCCGCGCATGTTGCGCGTCAGTTCAACGAAGCTGGTTTGCTGACCCTGGCAGCGTTCGTTGCGCCGAGTGCCGAAGGTCGTGAACAGGCGAGGGAACTGATCGGCAAGGAGCGTCTGCTGACGGTCTACGTCCAGGCCTCGCCAACCGTTTGCGCCGAGCGTGATCCACAAGGTCTGTACGCGGCAGCCGGGGATAACATCCCGGGCGAATCCTTCCCGTACGACGTGCCGCTGGATGCCGATCTGGTGATCGACACCCAGTCCGTGTCGCTGGAAGAAAGCGTCAAGCAAG
Proteins encoded:
- the hisC gene encoding histidinol-phosphate transaminase, with the translated sequence MSKFWSPFVKDLVPYVPGEQPKLTKLVKLNTNENPYGPSPKALVAMQAELNDNLRLYPDPNSDVLKQAVARYYGVQGNQVFLGNGSDEVLAHIFHGLLQHDQPLLFPDISYSFYPVYCGLYGIKFDAVPLDERFQINPADYAKPNGGIIFPNPNAPTGCLLALEAVEQILKASPDSVVVVDEAYIDFGGETAITLVDRYPNLLVTQTLSKSRSLAGLRVGLAVGHPDLIEALERIKNSFNSYPLDRLAIVGAAAAFEDREYFDKTCQLVIDSREKVIGQLQAKGFEVLPSAANFIFARHPQHDAAGLAAKLREQGVIVRHFKQERIAQFLRISIGTPEQNQALIDGLGDL
- the algW gene encoding Do family serine endopeptidase AlgW, with the protein product MLKALRFSGWPLLAGVLVALLIIQRYPQWVGLPSLDVNLQQAPQTTSMQQGPVSYAEAVTIAAPSVVNLYTTKVINKPNHPLFEDPQFRRFFGDNSPKQKRMESSLGSGVIMSPEGYILTNNHVTSGADQIVVALKDGRETLARVIGSDPETDLAVLKIDLKTLPSITVGRSDNIRIGDVALAIGNPFGVGQTVTMGIISATGRNQLGLNNYEDFIQTDAAINPGNSGGALVDANGNLTGINTAIFSKSGGSQGIGFAIPVKLAMEVMKSIIEHGQVIRGWLGIEVQPLSQELAESFGLSGRPGIVVAGIFRDGPAQKAGLQLGDVILAIDGEPAGDGRRSMNQVARIKPTDKVTIQVMRNGKELKLTAEIGLRPPPAPVKEKEKEEN
- a CDS encoding Nif3-like dinuclear metal center hexameric protein, with protein sequence MAVALSTLVEEADRYLGSSKIADYCPNGLQVEGRPQVMRIVSGVTASQALLDAAVEANADLVLVHHGYFWKGENPCITGMKQRRLKTLLKHDISLLSYHLPLDLHPDVGNNVQLARQLDITVEGPLDPDNLKIVGLVGSLNEPMTPRDFARRVQEVMGREPLLIEGSNMIRRVGWCTGGGQGYIDQAVLAGVDLYLSGEASEQTFHSARENDISFIAAGHHATERYGIQALGDYLARRFALEHIFIDCPNPI
- the hisG gene encoding ATP phosphoribosyltransferase, whose protein sequence is MLTIALSKGRILDDTLPLLAEAGIVPTENPDKSRKLIIPTTQDDVRLLIVRATDVPTYVEHGAADLGVAGKDVLMEYGGQGLYEPLDLQIAQCKLMTAGKVGAVEPKGRLRIATKFVNVAKRYYAEQGRQVDIIKLYGSMELAPLIGLADKIIDVVDTGNTLRANGLEPQDFIAAISSRLIVNKASMKMQHARIQALIDTLRKAVESRHRG
- the hisD gene encoding histidinol dehydrogenase, giving the protein MTAPTAIRRLNAADPDFAHHLDHLLSWESVSDDSVNQRVLDIIKAVRERGDAALVDFTRQFDGLDVKSMADLILPRERLELALTRISVAQREALEVAAARVRSYHEKQKQDSWSYTEADGTVLGQKVTPLDRAGLYVPGGKASYPSSVLMNAIPAKVAGVTEVVMVVPTPRGEINELVLAAACIAGVDRVFTIGGAQAVAALAYGTESVPKVDKVVGPGNIYVATAKRHVFGQVGIDMIAGPSEILVVCDGQTDPDWIAMDLFSQAEHDEDAQAILVSPDAEFLDKVAASITKLMPTMERAAIIETSINGRGALIKVRDMEQAIEVANRIAPEHLELSVADPQAWLPQIRHAGAIFMGRHTSEALGDYCAGPNHVLPTSGTARFSSPLGVYDFQKRSSIIFCSEQGASVLGKTASVLARGESLTAHARSAEYRIADEQKGN
- the cysD gene encoding sulfate adenylyltransferase subunit CysD; translated protein: MVDKLTHLKQLEAESIHIIREVAAEFDNPVMLYSIGKDSAVMLHLARKAFFPGKLPFPVMHVDTQWKFQEMYSFRDKMVAELGLDLITHVNPEGVAQGINPFTHGSAKHTDIMKTEGLKQALDKYGFDAAFGGARRDEEKSRAKERVYSFRDSKHRWDPKNQRPELWNVYNGKVNKGESIRVFPLSNWTELDIWQYIYLEGIPIVPLYFAAEREVIEKNGTLIMIDDERILEHLSDEDKARIVKKKVRFRTLGCYPLTGAVESEAESLTDIIQEMLLTRTSERQGRVIDHDGAGSMEDKKRQGYF
- the cysN gene encoding sulfate adenylyltransferase subunit CysN, with protein sequence MSHVSDLISEDILAYLGQHERKELLRFLTCGNVDDGKSTLIGRLLHDSKMIYEDHLEAITRDSKKVGTTGEDIDLALLVDGLQAEREQGITIDVAYRYFSTAKRKFIIADTPGHEQYTRNMATGASTCDLAIILVDARYGVQTQTRRHSFIASLLGIKHIVVAINKMDLKDFDQGVFESIKADYLQFAEGLKMKPTTMHFVPMSALKGDNVVNKSERSPWYTGQSLMEILETVEVAGDRNFTDLRFPVQYVNRPNLNFRGFAGTLASGIVKKGDEVVVLPSGKSSRVKSIVTFEGELEHAGPGQAVTLTMEDEIDISRGDLLVHADNVPPVTDSFEAMLVWMAEEPMLPGKKYDIKRATSYVPGSIASIVNKVDVNTLEEGPASALQLNEIGKVKIALDAPIALDGYDSNRTTGAFIIIDRLTNGTVGAGMIVAQPLAHGTSTHHGKLAHVATEERAQRFGQQPATVLFSGLSGAGKSTLAYAVERKLFDLGRAVFVLDGQNLRHDLNKGLPQDRAGRTENWRRAAHVARQFNEAGLLTLAAFVAPSAEGREQARELIGKERLLTVYVQASPTVCAERDPQGLYAAAGDNIPGESFPYDVPLDADLVIDTQSVSLEESVKQVLDLLRERGAI
- the murA gene encoding UDP-N-acetylglucosamine 1-carboxyvinyltransferase is translated as MDKLIITGGARLDGEIRISGAKNSALPILAATLLCDGPVTVANLPHLHDITTMIELFGRMGIEPVIDEKLSVEIDPRTIKTLIAPYELVKTMRASILVLGPMVARFGEAEVALPGGCAIGSRPVDLHIRGLEAMGAVIDVEGGYIKAKAPEGGLRGAHFFFDTVSVTGTENIMMAAALAKGRSVLANAAREPEVVDLANFLNAMGAKVSGAGTDTITIDGVERLHTTTYKVMPDRIETGTYLVAAAVTGGRVKVKDTDPTILEAVLEKLREAGAEITCGEDWIELNMHGKRPKAVNVRTAPYPAFPTDMQAQFISLNAIAEGTGAVIETIFENRFMHVYELHRMGAHIQVEGNTAIVTGIEKLKGAPVMATDLRASASLVISALIAEGDTLIDRIYHIDRGYECIEEKLQMLGAKIRRVPG